The DNA sequence TAGTATATCTTTGTTATTAATTGTCGGTAACGATCCTTGAATAAACGTGAATAGATCATCTCCCTCTCTAAACAGATCCGTCTTTATTGAGATTATTTCCATACCAGCCATAGTATCATTGACCTTGGCATTTTCTAACTCTGCCAGTCTATATGAATCTGAACTTTTGAATACCTTTTCTGTAGCTACCCCCCCAACTACTTTGGCACCTTATCCAGAAACTGGGTAATATTCCAGGCAATAATACCAAGGACAATTATGAACGTGACAGTCGTGGCCTTGGGGTGTGCTAGAAACTTCTCTCCCGAGCGATGAGTTTTGAAAAGCTGGATACACACCGCAATAAATGTGCCCAGCGTCACCGTCACTAGCAAGGCGAAATATGCCAGCCCAAAAACGACAGAAAGTATAGTATGCCCCGATCCTTCTCCAGGCCCCTCTACTATCGGTGGCATTGATTCCAACCATAGTGATCCGAGGAGGCCCAGCACTGTCACAGCTCCAAGCGGCAACAGTGTCCAACCTAACCGTCGTAACACACCTGCCTGCGACTTATCAGACGGGTTTCTTTTCTGTGTAATTTCTTGTCTTACTCTATTACTTTCCATATAAAAATATAAACATATTCACTTCCTTACTCCTCACAAAGGTTGTAGCAGATATGTTTTTAAAGTCGTTGGGCTTTGTGGTCTGACTTTACAAATATTTCTGCTGTAATCGAAAAGGCGCTTCAGACCACTTATAAAACTCTCCACCAAGAACGAGAACATGATGTGTCTATTATACCGCACCAAGAACACCCGACCAACGAAGGAGGTGTAGATAGGAGGGGTAAAATAGTTTGCCGGTGCAACAAGGCACAAATGTGTAAAAGATGCCGATAAAATATGCAAGAGAGAAAAGACACAATAAAAACCCCGCCGTTCTCTTTTCAAAAGAGAACGGCGGGGTTTATAGGTTTCCTGGTTTTTATGTCGCGCTTCTTGCCGCAACGCTCTACACTTCAATCCCCGCACCCTTTCTTTCCTTCATGCCTACTATGATCACTGCGATACAGAGGATCAAAAGCAGTAGGAAGATCGATATCAGAATATAGTTCTCCACGAAGAAGCCGACAGGGTCAGAGGCGGTTAGCATGGCTGGCTGGTACGACGGGCTGTCTCCGACGGTAATAGCGTTCGCTTCCTTTACAAACGGGATTCCGGCTGAACGAGCCAGAACGCGACCGGAGTTGTCGACCGTGGCGGTGTACGCCTGGTGGTTACCGTCCGCAAGTTGTTCGCGGTAGGTGTACTCAAAGCGGCCGGAGCCGTCTGTCTCCACGGTTACTCGAACCGGTACAGAGAAGATGAACAGGCTGACGTAACTGTTCGCCGGTCCTTGGCCGGTGATACGTACCGATGTTCGCTCTGTGCCGGAGGTGTCGCTCTCGCTGACTGCTTCAATAGCAGTGATCACGTACTCCTCAGAAAAACTCTCGTCCGGTACTTCTCGCGGGTCCTCGGTCGTGATCGGCTCAGTTGAGGTAGAGGTCGGGTCAAGACCCGCAGCTACCATCTCGCCGTCGGTCATACCATTGCCGGAGGTGTCGGGATCTTCCGGGTCGGTGCCGTAGATATTGATCTCGTCGTAATCGGTTAAGCCGTCGCCGTCAGAGTCAGTTGTACGATCTGTTTCTGACTGCATTGATCGGTTCTCAATGATTTGCCGTCGCTCTTCACGCTCTTCGCTCGAGCTGGTGTCTGCTGGGCGGATAGGGGATAAAGGGTCATCTTCTGATGCATCAGGTTCTTCCTCGGATTCAGTGCTAGTTGCTTGGTCAGTAGCTGGCTGGTCTTCATTGAATTGTGAATCTGGACCACTGGTATCAGGCTGATCGTCATCGTTTTGCGCAAACGCTCCGCTTACACCTAAAGACAAACTAAGCGCAAACACCAACGCAATACTTACAAATAAACGAAAAAAGGTCATAGGTAGCAAGATCTATATCATGAATAAATACGTACTTTTATTATAAACCACTTTCCACCCGCACAAAAAGGACAAGGTGGATAAGAAACACGATGGTGAAGTGCTCGTCGAAGAGTGCGAGGAACAAAATTACACCCTTGTCATCAAACTCTATAGGCTGAAAGGCAACAATATAGATTAGCTGATGCAAGTTGCTTTCCGATTCGGTAACACAAAAGTTTGACCTCTGTGTTAGATTCTAAAAAAATCAACTGCTATCTGGTGATTTGAGAGTAATTAGTGTCCCTGCTATACTTTATTTATGTCTATAAATGATAGTAACGTCAGAGACGCTCTTCCTTCTGATGCCGAATCAATTAATGAAATACTGGAAAAATCTTGGCTGGCTACATATGTTCCTTTAGGCGTACCGGAAAAAGCCATACTGGATACTTTTTTTGGTAAAGAGGGTCGCAAAGAAAAATTGATAAATTATCTTACTACTATTAATCACGGTACAGATATTGGCTTAGTAATTGAGGTAAATAGTAAAGTAGTCGGTCTATGTTTTGGTTCTAAGAAAGAGGGGTATTATCTTTTGACACAGATATATATTCACCCTGATCATATTGGTAATAATCTTGGCTCGAAATTAATTAATTGTTTTATTGAAAAAACGAAGTCATTGCCCATAAAAGTTTCGGTGTACGAGAAGAATACATATGCGATTAATTTTTATAAAAAGATTGGATTTGAAGTCATTGATGAAAAAAATATATTTAAACTTAGTGAAGATATTGAGCTCAAAGAAACAGTATTGATAAGGAATGGAGTTGGACACTACTAAGATATCTGGTAGTATTTCATGGAAGCACGTTGCTTCGTTTCGTTCCTTTTACTCACTATGTATACGGAGTAGTACCATGAAAGAGTATCGTGGCGTTATTGTCCGATCGGACTTCCGACTCACCAGTCAGAATCCCGGTCAAGGACACTCTGTGACTGAGCCTGTCGTTGCACAGGGGAAGTTCTCGATGAAGGCACCGAAAATTCGAAGTTCGGCTATCGAGAAACGTATCGCCCAACACATGAACATCAGTATCGAGGAGGCTTGTCAGCTTTTCCTCGACCTGCAGATGTTCCTCTGGATGGCGGCTCAGTCTGAGCAGCCCTGTGTCCCGGCCCCGCTCATCGATGACGCGTGGCACGAGTTCCTCGTCTACACGCGTGAGTACGAAGCTTTTTGTGCCGAGTACTGCGGCGGCTTCATGCATCATCAACCCCATCTCGGCGAAGATGTCGAGGAAGTTAATGTGGATATTCTGTCTCCGACCATCGACTTGATGCATCAGGTGTTCGGCGGCAAGCCTAATACTAACTGGGACTATGTCCCGAGTAAGGAGGCAGTACCTTTCGCCGCCTGACCAAAAGGCTTCGATTCGACCCTCCCACACCTCGTCCTAATCGGCGGGGTTTTTTAAATGCTGCTTGATCTTTTCAAGATACACTTCTTCAGAAATATCATGCCCTATCCCTTCAATAAGTTCAAAGCTTGCAACGGGGTTATCTTTGGCTATTTTGCGAGCTTTTTTAATCGCCATCGACCAATCCTGATCGCCAAAAAATAGCGTTGTGGGTATAGTAATGCGAGGAACGGTATACTTTTGAAAATCAGCCATCCTTTTTTTGCCGAAAAATTTCTTTGCATCTTCCGGGATATGTTTCAAATCTTCCTTAAAATATGGGGAAAGCGAGCAAAGAAATACTTTTTCAAAATTAAATTCCTTAGAACCAAGCAGAGCAATGTACGCACCGAAGGAAAACCCGAGTAATATCGAGTTTGTATCACCGTGTTTTTTCACGACTTCTCTCAATTGCTCCAACCAGTGAGACATAGTGCGTCTATCCCAAACGATTGAAACAGGTATAACTGTGCACCCTTGCTTCCTAGCGAATTGAGCGATCTTTTTATACGGAAGGTCTGTTGGAAACTCACCAAATCCGGGGACTATGTAAAGTTGTTTCCTTTTCATTCAGAAAAATATAACACGAAAACATAGTAAATACACTTATTTCTCATATGGCCGGCGCCTCCATCGGCCTACTGCCTGTGACGGTTTTTATAGCTAATTAAAGAACAACGTATATACTACCCGTATGGAAATACGAGAATACGATCCTACGAAGGATAAACAGAAAGTTGAAACTATCTTCTCGCAGTATTGGACAGACAGGGAATTTTTGGAAGAACTTTCAAGGGAACTAGATCGATCTTCAGACCTGACCATAGACCCGAACACGAATGCTCGTACGTTTTTTGTTGCGGATGACAGTGGGGAAGTAGTCGGGGTAACCGGTTTTCGAAAAGCACCAGAACATCTCAGCAGTCATGCTGACACAAAAAACCCGGCTGAATTGTATATTATTGCTTCTCAAGTAAAAGAAAAAGGGATCGGAAGTGCGCTCGGAGAAAAAGTAATTAAGGAAGCAAAAAAGCAAGGTTTTACAGAACTGTTATGCTATAGCCCCGAAACTCACGACAGCTCCTGGCCATTTTACGAAAAACTGGGCTTTATCAAAGGTGGTATTGTAAAAGACCCGGACGATGGATACCCTGGGATGCTATGGAAGAAAGTGTTTTAGATAATTACAAAGATAAAACACAGAAAGGGGTAATGTAGCTCTTATAACACCACGTATTTCACCTATTGACAAACACACTCCGTACGATATACTTACAGCCAGCCAAACACGCATATTCACCCTGAACATAAGGAGGTTCATATGAACCAGCGTACCGCTCTTTTTACAGCACTTGTTGTGGCCTTGTCGGCCACGGTTGCCTCGGCGGCAACGACCATGGACGTCTACGTTTCGTTGGGACCGCACTCGACATCTGACTCGTTCGACCAGTTCGGAGAAAATGCTGTTACCGGCCTTCAAAACGGCGGTACTGCCACCGGCACACCGGGAACTCCGGAGTACTGGAACCCTGTCACCGAAGTGACCACTCGACAGCAGGTTCGGAGCGGTGACTTCAACAGCTGGAAGGCTGAAGCAAGCCCTGACGCGCCGTTCGACAACGAGTACGGCACCTTGCCGCGTTGGAGTGTCGCTATCGAGAGCGATGTCGACTTCCGGATGTGGGACCTCGAATGGGGGTTCAGCTCGTCCGACTTCAACGGCAACTACGACAGTCTGTCAGGAAGCTTAGATGGAGACAACTTCACATCCTGGCTCGTTGGCATCAACGCAGACGGCGACGTCTTCGATGACGGCGAGTCCGGTGATGAGTTCATCCGCAAGCTCTACTACGCCGGTGTCGGTATTGGTACTTCGCCCGACTCCTCTTGGACCGGGACAAACCAGGAGCTACTCAACCAGACGGTTGAAGCCCTCAACGCCGACCTCGGCGAGAACAGCACGATCACTGGGGAGTATGTACAAACACTTGACGGTGGATTTCCGCTCGCAAACACCGCAACGATTAGTGTAAGTGCAGCCCCGCCGGTTCCTGAGCCAGCAACCCTGACATTGATTGGTCTTGGTTCTGCTGTGCTATTGTCACGTCGACGGTAACGGATGAGGCGAGCATCAAAGCATAAACCCCTTGTATCAATACGATACAAGGGGTTTTCTGCGCCCACTCAACAAACTAGTTATCAGCAATACACTTATAATTAGGGAGAGGGTTCGAATTAAAATAAAGATTTGGTAGATAACCTATTGTAGAAGGGTTTTGTTCAATAAGCAGTACATAGCTGTTAATTTCTCTACCTCCACAAGTATAACTATTTCCTG is a window from the Candidatus Paceibacterota bacterium genome containing:
- a CDS encoding thrombospondin type 3 repeat-containing protein; the protein is MTFFRLFVSIALVFALSLSLGVSGAFAQNDDDQPDTSGPDSQFNEDQPATDQATSTESEEEPDASEDDPLSPIRPADTSSSEEREERRQIIENRSMQSETDRTTDSDGDGLTDYDEINIYGTDPEDPDTSGNGMTDGEMVAAGLDPTSTSTEPITTEDPREVPDESFSEEYVITAIEAVSESDTSGTERTSVRITGQGPANSYVSLFIFSVPVRVTVETDGSGRFEYTYREQLADGNHQAYTATVDNSGRVLARSAGIPFVKEANAITVGDSPSYQPAMLTASDPVGFFVENYILISIFLLLLILCIAVIIVGMKERKGAGIEV
- a CDS encoding GNAT family N-acetyltransferase; this translates as MSINDSNVRDALPSDAESINEILEKSWLATYVPLGVPEKAILDTFFGKEGRKEKLINYLTTINHGTDIGLVIEVNSKVVGLCFGSKKEGYYLLTQIYIHPDHIGNNLGSKLINCFIEKTKSLPIKVSVYEKNTYAINFYKKIGFEVIDEKNIFKLSEDIELKETVLIRNGVGHY
- a CDS encoding alpha/beta hydrolase; translation: MKRKQLYIVPGFGEFPTDLPYKKIAQFARKQGCTVIPVSIVWDRRTMSHWLEQLREVVKKHGDTNSILLGFSFGAYIALLGSKEFNFEKVFLCSLSPYFKEDLKHIPEDAKKFFGKKRMADFQKYTVPRITIPTTLFFGDQDWSMAIKKARKIAKDNPVASFELIEGIGHDISEEVYLEKIKQHLKNPAD
- a CDS encoding GNAT family N-acetyltransferase, which gives rise to MEIREYDPTKDKQKVETIFSQYWTDREFLEELSRELDRSSDLTIDPNTNARTFFVADDSGEVVGVTGFRKAPEHLSSHADTKNPAELYIIASQVKEKGIGSALGEKVIKEAKKQGFTELLCYSPETHDSSWPFYEKLGFIKGGIVKDPDDGYPGMLWKKVF
- a CDS encoding PEP-CTERM sorting domain-containing protein, translated to MNQRTALFTALVVALSATVASAATTMDVYVSLGPHSTSDSFDQFGENAVTGLQNGGTATGTPGTPEYWNPVTEVTTRQQVRSGDFNSWKAEASPDAPFDNEYGTLPRWSVAIESDVDFRMWDLEWGFSSSDFNGNYDSLSGSLDGDNFTSWLVGINADGDVFDDGESGDEFIRKLYYAGVGIGTSPDSSWTGTNQELLNQTVEALNADLGENSTITGEYVQTLDGGFPLANTATISVSAAPPVPEPATLTLIGLGSAVLLSRRR